Proteins encoded by one window of Bacteroidota bacterium:
- a CDS encoding ABC transporter ATP-binding protein — MAKGSKTKSTGKSKLISESDYKIFRRLMSYAGPFKKQFYISSGLAIVLSILVPLRPYLVGVTVDSYILKNDLNGLIIITLISVAVLSAESICKYFFLYITNWLGQSVVKNLRVKVFNHLISLRLSYFNNTPVGVSTTRTINDLETINSVFTEGAIQIIADLLTIIFVIIFMFFINWQLTLVSLVSFPLIIYATYIFKEGIKSTFQEVRTAVAHLNSFLQERITGMKIVQIFNAEESEFEKFKSINDTHRKAQIRSVWYYSIFFPVVEIIIAFATALMVWKGAHSVLEGKATIGDINAFILYLTILFRPLRMLADKFNTLQMGVVSSDRIFKILDTDEKIENSGTKNTDTIKGKIDFDHVWFAYKDENWILKDVNFHIKEGETLAIVGATGAGKTSIISILNRFYEIQKGDIKIDDISIRDYELSALRKKIGLVLQDVFLFSGTIMDNITLRNDAITKEKVIDAAKMLGAHEFIMQLPGAYNYNVMERGATLSLGQRQLISFIRALVFDPGILILDEATSSVDTETEQIIQHAIENLITNRTSIIIAHRLSTIQHADKILVLDKGEVKEIGSHEELLAHNGYYRKLYDMQFVTLNILQSDE, encoded by the coding sequence ATGGCTAAAGGATCGAAAACAAAATCAACAGGCAAGTCAAAACTCATATCAGAATCGGATTATAAAATATTTCGGAGGCTGATGTCCTATGCCGGACCCTTTAAAAAACAATTTTATATTTCTTCCGGGTTGGCAATAGTGCTTTCTATACTTGTTCCGCTTCGTCCTTACCTCGTTGGAGTAACTGTTGACAGTTATATTCTAAAAAATGATCTGAATGGCTTGATCATAATTACACTCATTTCTGTTGCCGTATTATCTGCGGAATCAATTTGCAAGTATTTTTTTCTCTATATCACAAATTGGTTAGGGCAAAGTGTGGTAAAGAATCTGCGTGTTAAAGTATTTAATCATTTGATAAGTTTGCGATTGAGTTATTTTAATAACACACCGGTTGGTGTTTCCACCACAAGAACGATTAACGACCTCGAAACAATAAACTCTGTATTTACAGAAGGTGCAATTCAAATAATTGCAGATCTGTTGACCATTATTTTTGTGATCATTTTCATGTTTTTTATTAATTGGCAACTTACACTTGTTAGTTTGGTTAGTTTTCCATTAATAATTTATGCAACCTATATTTTTAAAGAAGGAATAAAAAGTACTTTTCAGGAAGTGCGGACCGCTGTTGCACATTTAAATTCTTTTTTACAGGAGCGTATTACAGGTATGAAAATAGTTCAGATCTTTAATGCAGAAGAATCTGAATTTGAAAAATTTAAATCGATAAATGATACGCATAGAAAAGCACAGATAAGATCAGTTTGGTATTATTCCATTTTTTTCCCTGTGGTGGAAATTATAATTGCTTTTGCAACAGCTCTCATGGTTTGGAAAGGTGCACACAGTGTATTGGAAGGAAAGGCAACAATAGGAGATATTAATGCATTTATTTTATACCTCACAATTTTATTTCGCCCGTTGCGCATGTTGGCTGATAAATTTAATACTTTGCAAATGGGTGTTGTTAGCAGCGATCGTATTTTTAAGATATTGGATACGGATGAAAAAATTGAAAATTCGGGAACAAAAAACACCGATACCATTAAAGGAAAAATTGATTTTGATCATGTTTGGTTTGCATATAAAGATGAAAACTGGATATTGAAGGATGTTAATTTTCATATAAAAGAAGGTGAAACACTTGCTATTGTTGGCGCTACAGGTGCGGGTAAAACTTCTATCATTAGTATATTAAACAGATTCTACGAAATTCAGAAGGGTGATATTAAAATTGATGATATTTCAATTCGCGATTATGAACTGTCGGCTCTTAGAAAAAAGATAGGTCTGGTTTTACAGGATGTGTTTTTATTTTCCGGCACCATCATGGATAATATTACACTTCGCAACGATGCAATAACAAAAGAAAAAGTAATTGATGCAGCCAAAATGTTGGGAGCACATGAATTTATAATGCAACTTCCCGGTGCTTATAATTATAATGTGATGGAACGCGGAGCCACTTTGTCGCTCGGACAACGACAACTCATTTCATTTATTCGCGCATTGGTATTTGACCCTGGGATTTTAATTCTAGACGAGGCAACATCTTCAGTGGATACAGAAACAGAACAGATCATTCAACACGCAATTGAAAATCTAATTACAAACAGAACATCTATTATAATTGCACATCGTTTATCCACAATTCAACATGCAGATAAAATACTTGTGCTCGATAAAGGAGAAGTAAAAGAAATCGGTTCGCATGAAGAGCTTTTAGCACACAACGGATATTATCGAAAGTTATATGATATGCAATTCGTTACCCTGAATATTTTGCAGAGTGATGAGTAG
- the deoC gene encoding deoxyribose-phosphate aldolase gives MENLNKYIEHTALKPDLTIAEVQKLCEEAMQYHFAGVCVPTYFLGDVVPILADTGIDIVTVIGFPYGYSSLISKFEEAEDALAKGADHLDMVINIAAVKNNDWDTVENEIETITKLVHAENKVMKIIIETGLMSEIEIDLICKIANEFNVDYVKTSTGVNGPGADVETIRNLREALKAKIKIKASGGIKTKALAEELIEAGADRIGTSKGVELMMEVK, from the coding sequence ATGGAAAATCTAAATAAATACATAGAACACACCGCCCTGAAACCTGATCTTACAATTGCTGAGGTGCAGAAATTATGTGAGGAGGCGATGCAATATCATTTTGCTGGAGTTTGTGTGCCGACATATTTTTTGGGAGATGTGGTTCCGATTCTTGCAGATACTGGGATCGATATAGTTACAGTAATTGGATTTCCTTATGGTTATTCTTCTCTCATCAGTAAATTTGAAGAAGCAGAAGATGCATTGGCAAAAGGTGCTGATCATTTAGATATGGTTATAAATATTGCTGCTGTAAAAAATAATGATTGGGATACAGTTGAAAATGAAATTGAGACCATCACGAAATTGGTGCATGCAGAAAATAAAGTAATGAAGATCATTATCGAAACCGGATTAATGTCGGAAATAGAAATTGATCTTATCTGCAAGATCGCAAATGAATTTAATGTGGATTATGTAAAAACTTCTACCGGTGTGAATGGTCCCGGTGCCGATGTGGAAACCATCAGAAATTTGCGTGAAGCCTTAAAGGCAAAAATAAAAATTAAAGCTTCAGGTGGAATAAAGACAAAGGCTTTAGCCGAGGAATTAATTGAAGCCGGTGCCGACAGAATAGGTACTTCAAAGGGAGTGGAGTTGATGATGGAAGTGAAATAA
- a CDS encoding single-stranded DNA-binding protein has product MSGVNKVILIGNLGKDPDLRNFEGGNVVANFTLATTEVYRDRTGNKVEQTEWHNIAMWGKLAEIAGKILRKGAKVYIEGRIKNRSWDDRDGNKRYITEIVAENFTLLGPRPGGTTNTSGTGTDYEMTHTHPENEKDIISDDDLPF; this is encoded by the coding sequence ATGAGTGGTGTAAACAAAGTAATACTTATAGGGAATTTGGGAAAGGACCCTGATCTCCGGAATTTTGAAGGTGGAAATGTTGTCGCAAATTTTACTTTGGCAACAACAGAAGTATATCGCGACAGAACAGGCAACAAAGTGGAACAAACCGAGTGGCATAATATAGCCATGTGGGGAAAGTTGGCGGAAATTGCCGGGAAAATATTGCGTAAAGGCGCCAAGGTATATATCGAAGGCAGAATTAAAAATCGTTCATGGGACGACCGTGATGGCAATAAAAGATATATCACGGAAATTGTTGCGGAAAATTTCACATTGTTAGGACCTCGCCCGGGTGGAACTACCAACACAAGCGGAACAGGAACCGATTATGAAATGACGCATACTCATCCTGAAAACGAAAAGGATATTATTTCGGATGATGATCTGCCGTTCTGA
- the recG gene encoding ATP-dependent DNA helicase RecG → MLNLQTPLTYLKGVGEARAELLRKELQIDNCNDLIHFFPYRYIDRTDFKTIKDIHNTILKGEEIKEVQLKGKLKNLQIVGEKRGKRLTATLDDGTGFIELVWFNSLSWLQKNLKGDTQYLVYGKPYFFNSILNITHPELEPADSPEFQLGGKIQPVYSSTEKLKARGITGKAIAKYTHNLIEQISDNDLYEIIPESIKTKYKLINRFDAYKQIHFPESELHLQHAIRRLKFEELFIDQIKLLRIKQYRHSVSVGFIFKNIETTFTPFYTDHLPFQLTEAQKRVVKEIRKDLISGRQMNRLLQGDVGSGKTVVALLTMLMAIDNGFQACLMAPTEILAQQHFQTIKELLLPLPLKVELLTGSIKGKKRKEILEDLDAGKINILLGTHALIEDPVKFNNLGCVVIDEQHRFGVEQRAKLWTKNNLAPHILVMTATPIPRTLAMTYYGDLDVSIIDELPPGRKQIKTIHKKESERLVVFGFIKEQINEGRQIFIIYPLIEESEKLDLKNLMEGVQVMEKEFPRPKYQISIMHGRMRPADKDFEMQRFVKNETQIMVSTTVIEVGVNVPNATVMIIENSERFGLSQLHQLRGRVGRGAHQSFCILMTGDKLNNDARTRIQTMIQTNDGFKISEVDMQLRGPGEIEGTRQSGAPQFRIANIQTDEHIMREARNTAEELLTNDQSLEAAENQSLKKYLSQLSWKVKQWGKVS, encoded by the coding sequence ATGCTGAACTTACAAACACCCCTCACTTATTTAAAAGGAGTTGGTGAAGCACGTGCTGAATTATTGCGGAAGGAATTGCAGATAGACAACTGCAACGACCTTATACATTTTTTCCCATATCGTTATATCGACAGAACTGATTTCAAAACGATAAAGGATATTCATAATACCATTTTAAAAGGGGAAGAAATAAAAGAAGTGCAGTTAAAAGGCAAATTAAAAAATCTTCAAATAGTTGGTGAAAAACGGGGAAAAAGATTAACTGCTACTTTGGATGATGGAACTGGATTTATTGAATTAGTCTGGTTCAACAGTTTAAGCTGGCTGCAAAAAAATCTGAAAGGTGATACACAATATCTGGTATATGGTAAACCTTATTTTTTCAACAGTATTTTAAATATCACGCATCCCGAACTGGAGCCTGCCGATTCGCCGGAATTTCAATTGGGTGGAAAGATACAACCGGTTTATTCGAGCACGGAAAAATTAAAGGCCCGGGGAATTACCGGCAAAGCGATCGCAAAATACACGCACAACCTAATAGAACAAATTTCTGATAATGATCTTTATGAAATAATTCCGGAATCCATCAAAACAAAATATAAACTGATAAATCGTTTTGATGCTTATAAACAAATTCATTTTCCTGAATCAGAATTACATTTACAACACGCAATACGGAGATTAAAATTTGAAGAATTATTTATTGATCAGATAAAACTCCTGCGTATAAAACAGTATCGACACAGTGTGAGTGTCGGATTTATTTTTAAAAATATAGAAACAACTTTCACTCCATTTTATACCGATCATTTACCCTTTCAATTAACGGAAGCACAAAAACGCGTTGTAAAAGAAATTCGTAAAGATCTGATAAGCGGTCGGCAAATGAACAGGTTATTGCAGGGGGATGTTGGAAGCGGTAAAACGGTAGTTGCTCTACTCACCATGCTAATGGCGATAGACAACGGATTTCAGGCATGTTTAATGGCGCCAACCGAGATACTTGCACAACAACATTTTCAGACCATCAAAGAATTATTATTACCTCTTCCATTAAAAGTGGAATTACTTACCGGAAGTATTAAAGGCAAAAAAAGAAAAGAAATTCTTGAAGATCTTGATGCAGGAAAAATCAATATTCTTCTTGGCACGCATGCATTAATTGAAGATCCTGTAAAATTTAATAATTTAGGATGTGTAGTAATTGATGAACAACATCGTTTCGGTGTTGAACAACGCGCAAAACTCTGGACAAAAAATAATCTCGCACCACATATATTGGTTATGACCGCAACTCCAATTCCGCGAACTTTAGCTATGACCTATTACGGAGATCTTGATGTAAGTATTATTGATGAACTTCCTCCGGGTAGAAAACAGATAAAAACCATACACAAAAAAGAAAGTGAACGGCTGGTTGTATTCGGATTTATTAAGGAACAAATAAATGAAGGGCGACAAATATTTATTATATATCCATTAATTGAAGAAAGCGAAAAATTAGATCTTAAAAATTTAATGGAAGGTGTTCAGGTAATGGAAAAAGAATTTCCACGACCCAAATATCAGATAAGTATCATGCATGGCAGAATGCGACCTGCCGATAAAGATTTTGAGATGCAGCGTTTTGTAAAAAATGAAACACAGATCATGGTTTCAACAACAGTAATTGAAGTGGGTGTAAATGTTCCGAATGCAACTGTAATGATAATTGAAAATTCGGAGCGATTCGGATTATCGCAATTACATCAATTAAGAGGCAGAGTTGGAAGAGGTGCACATCAGTCGTTTTGTATATTAATGACGGGAGATAAATTAAATAATGACGCCCGCACAAGAATTCAAACCATGATACAAACCAACGATGGATTTAAAATTTCGGAAGTGGATATGCAATTGCGTGGTCCCGGAGAAATTGAAGGAACGCGACAAAGTGGAGCGCCGCAATTCAGAATCGCCAATATTCAAACCGATGAACATATTATGCGTGAAGCGCGCAATACTGCCGAAGAATTATTAACCAACGATCAAAGTTTGGAAGCTGCAGAAAATCAATCATTGAAAAAATATTTATCACAATTGAGCTGGAAGGTGAAACAGTGGGGGAAGGTGTCTTAA
- the secA gene encoding preprotein translocase subunit SecA, translated as MSLISNVLSKLFGGNKYEKDIKAIMPLVEQIKVEYAKLEKISNDELRNKTPEFRRRIKDHLKEIDDRIQLLKSEPDSPQLDDVDRKDEIYKEIDELMKERDNKIEEILLIILPEAFAVMKETARRFTEHTEIVSTATQLDRDLSVNNDFVVINGDQAIYKNEWEAAGVPIKWNMVHYDVQLIGGIVLHQGKISEMATGEGKTLVATLPAYLNALPGEGIHIVTVNNYLARRDAEWNAPIFNFLGMRVDCIDQYQPNSTERRNAYLADLTYGTNNEFGFDYLRDNMVRTVDEKVQRKHHYAMVDEVDSVLVDDARTPLIISGPVPKGGDAEVYNVLKPRIHKLIEAQKKVFTYNLTEARKLIEAGKTKEGGIHLFRAHRALPKNNALIKLLSEEGVRRLLSDTEGVYISEHNKRMPEIDSDLFFVIEEKQNSVDLTDKGIELITEGGDDPTFFIIPDVGAMIAEIDRNAQTKEEQIAAKDQLMQDFAVKSERIHSVQQLLKAYTVFEKDVEYVVMDSKVKIVDEQTGRILEGRRYSDGLHQAIEAKENVKVEALTQTYATITLQNYFRMFHKLCGMTGTAETEAGEFWEIYKLDVTAIPTNRNIIRKDIEDYVYKTRKEKYLAVIDRIQQLVTDGRPVLVGTTSVEVSELLSRMLQMKGVKHNVLNAKQHQREAEIVADAGKAGSVTIATNMAGRGTDIKLGVGVVDAGGLAIIGTERHESRRVDRQLRGRSGRQGDPGSSEFYVSLEDNLMRLFGSERIAKVMDTMGYKEGEVIQHRMITRSIERAQKKVEENNFGIRKRLLEYDDVMNNQRSLVYQKRNHALSGERLTIDLNNTIYDLCDELVNTHVDSKDYEAFTLDVIRYFSMETEISKKEFESDKPETLTDKLYTNAKDYYKRKCQAVLNKVYPLVKDLYSSRGETLENVIVPFTDGRKGLNVMVNLVRANDTNGDEINIAIERMISLIVIDDHWKDHLRNMDDLKQSVQNATYEQKDPLLIYKFEAFNMFKKMLSELNKEIVSFLFKGYVPLKTADDVRTAAPQKRTDMSNLKETRDDGGAAPGSRGPAQPERKAVEPIRVEKKVGRNDTCPCGSGKKYKNCHGKEE; from the coding sequence ATGAGTTTAATATCCAACGTACTCTCCAAATTATTTGGTGGTAATAAATACGAAAAAGACATAAAGGCGATAATGCCTCTGGTTGAGCAGATAAAAGTGGAATATGCAAAACTTGAAAAGATCTCCAATGACGAACTCCGCAATAAAACTCCGGAATTCAGGAGAAGGATAAAGGATCATTTGAAGGAGATCGACGATCGCATTCAGCTGCTTAAGTCGGAACCCGACTCACCTCAGCTCGATGACGTTGACCGCAAAGATGAGATCTATAAAGAAATAGATGAGTTAATGAAGGAAAGAGATAACAAGATCGAAGAGATATTGTTGATCATTCTTCCCGAAGCTTTTGCAGTTATGAAAGAAACTGCTCGTCGTTTTACAGAACATACAGAAATAGTATCTACTGCTACTCAATTGGATCGTGATCTTTCAGTAAATAATGATTTTGTTGTTATTAATGGCGATCAGGCCATTTATAAGAATGAATGGGAAGCCGCCGGTGTTCCCATAAAATGGAACATGGTACATTATGATGTTCAGTTGATTGGAGGAATTGTTTTACACCAAGGTAAAATTTCGGAGATGGCAACGGGGGAAGGAAAAACTTTAGTTGCAACACTTCCTGCATATTTAAATGCATTACCAGGTGAAGGAATTCATATTGTAACCGTAAATAATTATCTGGCTCGTCGTGATGCGGAATGGAATGCACCGATTTTTAACTTTTTGGGAATGCGTGTTGATTGTATAGATCAGTACCAACCAAATTCTACGGAAAGAAGAAACGCATATCTAGCAGATCTAACGTACGGAACAAATAATGAATTCGGTTTCGATTATCTGAGAGATAATATGGTTCGCACAGTAGATGAAAAAGTGCAGCGCAAACATCATTACGCAATGGTGGATGAGGTGGATTCAGTTTTGGTGGATGATGCAAGAACTCCGCTTATTATTTCCGGTCCGGTACCTAAAGGTGGTGATGCTGAAGTTTATAATGTATTAAAACCTCGTATCCATAAATTAATTGAAGCACAGAAAAAAGTATTTACTTATAATTTAACGGAAGCAAGAAAATTAATTGAAGCGGGAAAAACGAAAGAAGGTGGTATCCATCTTTTCCGTGCACATCGCGCGTTGCCAAAAAATAATGCACTCATAAAATTATTGAGTGAAGAAGGTGTAAGAAGATTATTAAGTGATACCGAAGGAGTTTATATTTCGGAACACAACAAACGTATGCCGGAAATTGACAGCGACTTATTTTTTGTTATTGAAGAAAAACAAAACTCAGTTGACCTTACCGATAAAGGCATTGAATTAATTACAGAAGGTGGTGATGATCCTACATTTTTTATTATTCCCGATGTTGGGGCAATGATAGCAGAAATTGATCGTAATGCTCAGACCAAAGAAGAGCAGATAGCAGCTAAAGATCAGCTTATGCAAGATTTTGCAGTTAAAAGTGAACGTATACATTCGGTACAACAATTATTAAAAGCATATACCGTTTTCGAAAAAGATGTGGAATATGTGGTGATGGATAGCAAGGTGAAAATTGTAGATGAACAAACCGGTCGTATATTAGAAGGAAGAAGATATAGTGATGGTTTACATCAGGCAATTGAAGCAAAAGAAAATGTAAAAGTGGAAGCGTTGACACAAACGTATGCGACCATTACTTTACAAAATTATTTCCGCATGTTTCACAAATTATGTGGCATGACTGGAACAGCAGAAACAGAAGCAGGTGAATTTTGGGAAATATATAAATTGGATGTAACTGCAATTCCAACTAACAGAAATATTATCCGAAAAGATATTGAAGATTACGTTTATAAAACACGTAAAGAAAAATATCTCGCTGTAATTGATCGTATACAACAATTGGTGACTGATGGTCGTCCGGTTCTGGTTGGAACAACTTCTGTGGAGGTAAGTGAATTGCTTAGCAGGATGTTGCAAATGAAGGGAGTTAAACACAACGTATTAAATGCAAAACAACATCAGCGCGAGGCAGAAATAGTTGCGGATGCAGGTAAGGCTGGTTCAGTAACTATTGCAACCAACATGGCTGGTCGTGGAACGGATATTAAATTGGGAGTTGGTGTTGTTGATGCGGGTGGATTGGCAATTATTGGTACTGAGCGACATGAATCGCGTCGTGTGGACAGGCAGTTGCGCGGTCGTTCGGGACGTCAGGGAGATCCGGGTTCCAGTGAATTTTATGTATCGTTGGAAGATAACTTAATGCGTTTATTCGGAAGCGAAAGAATTGCCAAGGTTATGGATACCATGGGATATAAAGAAGGCGAAGTAATTCAGCATCGCATGATCACAAGGTCCATTGAACGCGCACAGAAAAAAGTAGAGGAAAATAACTTTGGAATAAGAAAAAGATTATTGGAATACGATGATGTAATGAATAATCAGCGTTCTCTTGTTTATCAAAAAAGAAATCACGCACTTTCAGGAGAAAGATTAACCATCGATTTAAATAATACCATTTATGATCTCTGTGATGAATTGGTAAATACACATGTCGATAGTAAAGATTATGAAGCATTCACCTTAGATGTTATCCGTTACTTCAGCATGGAAACCGAAATTTCCAAAAAAGAATTTGAATCTGATAAACCCGAGACACTTACAGATAAATTATATACCAATGCCAAGGATTATTACAAACGTAAATGTCAGGCTGTTTTAAATAAAGTGTATCCTCTTGTTAAAGATCTATATTCTTCACGTGGCGAAACACTCGAAAATGTAATTGTACCATTCACCGATGGAAGAAAGGGATTAAATGTAATGGTGAATTTAGTAAGGGCAAATGATACAAACGGAGATGAAATAAATATTGCTATTGAACGCATGATAAGTTTAATAGTAATTGACGATCATTGGAAGGACCATTTGCGCAATATGGATGACCTGAAACAATCGGTTCAAAATGCAACTTACGAGCAAAAGGATCCTTTGTTAATTTATAAATTCGAAGCATTTAATATGTTCAAAAAAATGCTTAGCGAATTAAATAAAGAGATCGTTTCCTTTTTATTTAAAGGGTATGTTCCACTTAAAACTGCCGATGATGTGCGCACAGCAGCACCTCAAAAACGCACCGATATGAGCAACCTGAAAGAAACCCGCGATGATGGTGGAGCAGCTCCCGGAAGCCGCGGCCCGGCTCAACCGGAAAGAAAAGCAGTGGAACCAATTCGCGTGGAAAAAAAGGTGGGAAGAAATGATACCTGCCCTTGCGGAAGCGGAAAGAAATATAAAAATTGTCATGGGAAAGAGGAATAA
- a CDS encoding SPOR domain-containing protein, whose amino-acid sequence MKSIFSAILLLLGFGCFAQTGTITIKDNAGAGALVEKHIFFNKEHGELPGYRIQVFAGTSLITAKDTKALFLQRYSDYNASIVFEAPNYKVRIGNYTNRFDANRDLQEIITEYPSAYVVKDLINIAEQ is encoded by the coding sequence ATGAAATCAATTTTCTCTGCGATACTGCTATTGTTAGGTTTTGGCTGTTTTGCCCAGACAGGAACTATTACTATTAAAGATAATGCCGGAGCAGGCGCTTTAGTTGAAAAACATATTTTCTTCAATAAAGAACACGGTGAACTTCCAGGCTATAGGATACAGGTGTTTGCAGGAACGAGTCTGATAACTGCTAAGGATACAAAAGCACTTTTTTTACAGAGATATTCCGATTACAATGCGAGTATTGTTTTTGAAGCACCAAATTATAAAGTGCGGATAGGAAATTACACCAATCGTTTTGACGCCAATCGCGATCTTCAGGAAATAATTACAGAATATCCCAGCGCATATGTGGTGAAAGATCTAATAAATATTGCCGAACAATGA
- a CDS encoding HU family DNA-binding protein, which produces MNKGELIDAMAADTGLTKTQAAACLDSMMTSIRKVLKKGDKVTLVGFGTYSVSKRAARTGRNPQTGKAIKIAAKNVVRFKAGKELSAAV; this is translated from the coding sequence ATGAACAAAGGTGAATTAATTGATGCAATGGCAGCCGACACAGGCTTAACCAAAACACAAGCTGCAGCATGTTTAGACAGCATGATGACAAGCATTCGTAAAGTATTAAAAAAAGGTGACAAAGTTACTTTAGTAGGTTTCGGAACTTACTCTGTAAGCAAACGTGCTGCTCGTACCGGTCGTAACCCACAAACAGGTAAAGCAATTAAAATTGCTGCAAAAAATGTTGTGCGTTTCAAAGCAGGTAAAGAATTATCAGCGGCTGTTTAA
- a CDS encoding amidohydrolase, whose product MSEYFAEKIRSLALANFEEIRDCRRHLHQHPELSFQEFETSAFIQKKLTEYGIPFKNNIAKTGVVAIIEGKDPSKKIIALRADMDALPIQELNEVDYKSQNEGVMHACGHDVHTSCLLGAGKILNELKNEFEGSIKLIFQPSEEKLPGGAKVMIEEGVLKNPEVDAIIAQHVFTPFEAGKLAFCFGTMLASTDEIYITVNGKGGHGAYPHETKDPVMMAAQMLVALQQVVSRVISPFQPAVLTFGKVIANGATNVIPDSVYIEGTFRALDEDVRNKAHVEIEKIARGVVEGLGGTLELKIAKGYPVLKNDDALTRRVYDRAINYLGIDNVITTTPRMGAEDFAFYSQEIPACFYRLGTGNPGKGITSNIHTPTFNIDEDAIKTGMGFMAFNAITELMS is encoded by the coding sequence ATGAGCGAATATTTTGCAGAAAAGATCAGGTCGCTTGCTTTAGCAAATTTTGAAGAAATTCGCGATTGTCGCAGACACTTACATCAACATCCCGAACTTTCCTTTCAGGAATTTGAAACTTCCGCTTTTATTCAGAAGAAATTAACGGAATACGGAATTCCCTTTAAAAATAATATTGCAAAAACCGGAGTTGTTGCAATAATTGAGGGAAAAGATCCTTCCAAAAAAATTATTGCGTTGCGTGCTGATATGGATGCACTTCCTATTCAGGAATTAAATGAAGTGGATTACAAATCACAAAATGAAGGTGTGATGCATGCATGTGGTCATGATGTTCACACAAGTTGTTTATTAGGTGCAGGAAAAATACTCAACGAATTAAAAAATGAATTTGAAGGAAGCATTAAATTAATTTTTCAGCCTTCGGAAGAAAAATTACCGGGTGGTGCTAAAGTGATGATAGAAGAAGGAGTCTTAAAAAATCCTGAAGTTGATGCTATTATTGCGCAACATGTTTTTACTCCGTTTGAAGCGGGTAAACTCGCTTTTTGTTTTGGGACCATGTTGGCAAGCACAGATGAAATTTATATTACCGTAAATGGTAAAGGCGGACATGGCGCTTATCCTCATGAAACAAAAGATCCTGTGATGATGGCTGCCCAGATGTTAGTTGCACTGCAACAAGTAGTGAGCAGAGTTATTTCACCCTTTCAACCGGCAGTGCTCACCTTTGGAAAAGTAATTGCAAATGGAGCAACAAATGTTATTCCTGATTCTGTATATATAGAAGGAACTTTTAGAGCTCTTGATGAAGATGTTCGTAATAAGGCACATGTTGAAATTGAAAAAATTGCAAGAGGAGTGGTGGAAGGATTAGGAGGAACATTGGAATTAAAAATTGCAAAAGGATATCCTGTCTTAAAAAATGATGATGCACTTACTCGCAGAGTTTATGATAGAGCTATAAATTATTTAGGGATTGATAATGTTATAACTACCACCCCAAGAATGGGTGCAGAGGATTTTGCTTTTTATTCGCAGGAAATTCCCGCTTGTTTTTACAGGTTGGGAACCGGAAATCCGGGAAAAGGAATTACTTCAAATATTCATACACCAACTTTTAATATTGATGAAGATGCAATAAAAACCGGAATGGGATTTATGGCATTTAATGCAATTACAGAACTAATGAGTTGA